The following proteins come from a genomic window of Paenibacillus spongiae:
- a CDS encoding DNA topology modulation protein, with the protein MKIIMIGSGGSGKSTLARQVGSILGLPVYHLDAYYYKSGWVPTPKEEWDEFLRRLIAKNEWIVDGNYGRTVQLRMDAADVIIFFDLPRWLTTYRVIKRRIQYHGRTRPDLNEGCPERLDWAFLKWVWNYRKTSRSGILEKMQAYKGEKTMIVINKTSQVKGLLKQLELGGKDYLLNKDKGQ; encoded by the coding sequence ATGAAAATTATAATGATCGGATCCGGCGGATCCGGCAAATCGACGTTGGCCAGGCAGGTGGGTTCGATACTCGGATTGCCCGTATATCATCTGGATGCCTATTACTACAAGTCAGGGTGGGTACCGACTCCAAAGGAGGAGTGGGATGAATTTCTGAGGCGGCTCATAGCGAAGAACGAATGGATTGTAGACGGTAACTATGGGCGAACCGTTCAGTTACGTATGGACGCAGCCGATGTTATCATCTTCTTCGATTTACCGCGATGGCTAACTACTTACCGGGTAATAAAGCGCCGAATCCAATATCATGGCAGAACCAGGCCTGATTTGAATGAAGGCTGCCCCGAAAGACTGGACTGGGCTTTTCTGAAATGGGTATGGAATTACAGGAAAACAAGCCGCAGCGGGATATTGGAGAAGATGCAGGCCTACAAGGGCGAGAAGACCATGATTGTGATCAACAAGACAAGCCAGGTCAAGGGATTGCTGAAACAGCTTGAGCTTGGAGGGAAGGATTATTTGCTGAATAAAGATAAAGGGCAATAG
- a CDS encoding GNAT family N-acetyltransferase, with amino-acid sequence MYTYRIGEQKDLSHIVNLSKRWVAEDITAGYENVQWTEAKLMNRLNEYFYVVEADGRIIGYSFGEVRAGQASPVIPQAESYLEIFEVYIHPDYRSEGLGKKLVGRLMEQAEKNGVTRLLVGSSNRRWKETAMFYEELGFHMWYFQMYK; translated from the coding sequence ATGTATACCTATCGAATAGGTGAGCAGAAAGACCTTTCTCACATTGTAAATCTCTCGAAGCGATGGGTGGCAGAGGACATAACCGCCGGCTATGAGAATGTACAGTGGACGGAAGCGAAATTAATGAATCGCCTGAATGAATATTTCTACGTTGTTGAGGCGGATGGGAGAATAATCGGATATTCGTTCGGAGAAGTAAGGGCGGGTCAGGCGAGTCCCGTTATACCTCAAGCGGAGTCTTATCTGGAAATATTCGAAGTATACATTCATCCGGATTATCGGTCGGAAGGACTCGGGAAGAAGTTAGTCGGACGATTAATGGAGCAGGCGGAGAAGAACGGCGTGACGAGATTATTGGTCGGATCCTCCAACCGCAGGTGGAAAGAGACGGCGATGTTTTACGAGGAACTGGGATTTCATATGTGGTATTTTCAAATGTATAAGTAA
- a CDS encoding NUDIX domain-containing protein: MELRQMTTAFLLNRQNEVLLMKKQTGRLFDFKHWSSVGGHIEPEEIHDPMSSCYREIFEETGIGQHEITDLKLAYIVLRKKEDEIRQHFIYFGSTERQDVVSSEEGELHWIHLQDIDKLMLPSTIKHVFKHYRVSPRLQEVTVGIVTKRHDGVSAMQWMELTDPTVF, encoded by the coding sequence ATGGAGCTGCGTCAGATGACGACCGCGTTTCTGCTTAATCGACAGAATGAAGTGCTGCTCATGAAGAAACAAACAGGCAGACTGTTCGACTTCAAGCACTGGAGCAGTGTAGGCGGCCATATCGAACCCGAGGAGATCCATGATCCGATGAGCAGCTGCTACCGGGAGATATTCGAGGAAACAGGGATCGGGCAGCACGAAATAACAGATTTGAAACTTGCCTATATCGTGCTTAGGAAGAAGGAGGATGAAATTAGGCAGCATTTCATCTATTTTGGTAGCACGGAGCGTCAAGATGTTGTAAGCTCGGAGGAAGGCGAGCTCCACTGGATTCATCTTCAAGATATCGACAAGCTGATGCTGCCTTCAACGATAAAGCATGTATTCAAGCACTATCGCGTGAGCCCGCGCCTGCAAGAGGTTACAGTCGGAATTGTAACGAAGCGGCATGACGGGGTGTCAGCCATGCAATGGATGGAGCTGACCGATCCAACCGTCTTCTAA
- a CDS encoding MFS transporter, whose amino-acid sequence MSAASANKWGILHIVNMGTLISTLDVGIVNVSLPIMAKQFSVSLAQVQWVATIYLLTMVVLLPFMGKLSDRLERRKVYSYGFLIFGIGSLCIAVSQGFIGLLLSRCLQGIGATMIMANSQAMVREVFPDHERGRALGINAVVISAGTLSGPAIGGLMLEFVDWPWLFWINVPIALAACALGFRWFPRFKSAGAKTRFDVVGTALLGAGTCLLMMAAESVKEGGAFSISPEAWIQGSVGIVLLLALWLQGRRIDYGIIDRELFQYRKVWLGNASSFMINLAQTATLIPVTFYLQNQLGYSAWTTGALLMLQPLLMGIVAPFAGWFRDKYGGSFPIAGGAFLCALSMLFVVFMPTVSAMSIGLQLAVFGIGIGLFHATNNAEIMSAAPASKSSLAGSLLALVRYLGQIAGIGIATLLVGSMGISGGEGESFGIPIRILFGLCFACCLVVAVAGRLLPKERPDSKAISA is encoded by the coding sequence ATGTCCGCTGCTTCCGCTAACAAATGGGGAATTTTACATATTGTCAATATGGGGACGCTCATCTCCACGCTCGATGTCGGGATCGTCAATGTTTCGCTGCCGATAATGGCGAAGCAATTCTCGGTATCGCTCGCTCAAGTTCAGTGGGTGGCTACAATCTACCTGCTCACGATGGTCGTATTGCTTCCGTTCATGGGGAAGCTATCGGATCGGTTGGAGCGTCGTAAGGTGTACAGCTATGGTTTTCTTATCTTTGGGATCGGATCATTATGTATCGCCGTATCGCAAGGCTTCATCGGTCTCCTGCTCTCCCGCTGCTTGCAGGGGATTGGCGCCACGATGATTATGGCGAACAGCCAAGCGATGGTGCGCGAAGTGTTCCCTGACCATGAGCGCGGCCGTGCCCTGGGCATCAATGCTGTCGTCATATCGGCAGGCACATTATCCGGGCCAGCCATTGGCGGACTCATGCTTGAATTCGTCGACTGGCCGTGGCTGTTCTGGATTAACGTGCCGATCGCACTCGCCGCATGCGCACTAGGCTTCCGCTGGTTCCCGCGGTTCAAGAGCGCCGGGGCCAAAACCCGGTTCGATGTGGTCGGTACGGCGCTGCTTGGTGCCGGAACCTGTCTGCTGATGATGGCTGCCGAATCGGTGAAAGAGGGCGGTGCGTTCTCCATCTCCCCGGAGGCATGGATCCAAGGATCCGTCGGGATCGTACTTCTCCTTGCTCTGTGGCTGCAGGGACGGCGTATCGACTACGGCATTATTGACCGTGAACTATTCCAATACCGGAAGGTCTGGCTGGGCAACGCCAGCTCCTTCATGATTAATCTCGCACAGACGGCCACTCTAATCCCGGTCACGTTCTATCTGCAAAATCAGCTGGGCTACTCGGCATGGACGACAGGCGCGCTTCTAATGCTCCAGCCTCTCCTGATGGGCATCGTCGCTCCATTCGCAGGCTGGTTCCGCGACAAGTACGGCGGTTCGTTCCCGATCGCGGGCGGCGCGTTTCTTTGCGCATTGTCGATGCTGTTCGTGGTGTTCATGCCGACTGTCTCCGCAATGAGCATCGGCCTGCAATTGGCGGTCTTCGGCATCGGCATCGGGTTGTTTCACGCTACGAACAATGCCGAAATTATGAGCGCCGCGCCAGCATCCAAGAGCAGTCTCGCCGGAAGTCTGCTTGCGCTGGTACGCTATCTCGGCCAAATCGCAGGCATCGGCATCGCAACGCTGCTGGTCGGCTCTATGGGTATTTCGGGTGGCGAAGGGGAGTCCTTCGGCATCCCGATTCGGATCCTCTTCGGTCTTTGCTTCGCATGCTGCCTCGTTGTTGCTGTGGCAGGCCGACTGCTTCCGAAGGAAAGGCCGGACTCGAAAGCAATATCGGCATGA
- the hprK gene encoding HPr(Ser) kinase/phosphatase, translating into MKAIDVQQLVTRFSLEVLAGETELHRKITKSRVYRPGLEFVGYFEFFPQEHIQVLGKKEINYLHTLTEEERNLHIGNIVKYHPPCFIVTAGQEGLKYLKKYCNEEGIPLLRTSSLTTDFLGIMTAYLTKTLAEEISVHGVCVNVAGIGILLRGKSGVGKSETAHTLIRRGHRLVADDIVVLKKLSPQTLLGTHDGKTKEFLALRSIGLVNVSRLYGRKAFQDETRIVLDIELTQWQNNCLNNELELTPRFSEYMNVSIPHIEIQLQPGRDVAGLIEAAANNWYLRQQGYSAAEDFMKRLEMD; encoded by the coding sequence ATGAAGGCGATAGATGTACAACAATTAGTGACCCGGTTCTCTCTAGAGGTGCTGGCCGGAGAGACAGAGCTTCATCGGAAGATCACCAAGTCGCGCGTGTATCGGCCGGGGCTGGAATTTGTCGGTTACTTTGAATTCTTTCCGCAGGAGCATATACAAGTGCTGGGCAAGAAGGAAATCAATTATTTGCATACATTGACGGAAGAAGAACGGAATCTTCATATCGGTAATATCGTCAAGTATCATCCGCCATGCTTTATCGTTACGGCAGGTCAAGAAGGACTCAAGTACTTGAAAAAATACTGCAATGAGGAAGGCATCCCTCTTCTCCGCACAAGTTCATTAACGACGGATTTCCTGGGGATCATGACCGCATATCTGACAAAGACGCTGGCCGAGGAAATAAGCGTTCACGGCGTGTGCGTCAACGTGGCCGGGATCGGTATTTTGCTGAGGGGCAAATCCGGCGTCGGCAAGAGCGAGACGGCCCATACGCTGATTAGGCGGGGGCACCGGTTAGTGGCGGACGATATCGTCGTCCTGAAGAAGCTCAGCCCGCAAACCTTGTTGGGGACGCATGACGGGAAGACGAAGGAATTTCTCGCGTTACGCAGCATTGGACTGGTTAATGTCAGCCGGCTGTATGGGCGAAAGGCCTTCCAAGATGAGACGAGGATCGTTCTCGACATTGAGCTTACGCAATGGCAGAATAATTGTCTGAATAACGAATTGGAGCTTACGCCAAGATTCTCGGAGTATATGAACGTAAGCATTCCGCATATTGAAATTCAGCTGCAGCCAGGCAGGGATGTGGCCGGACTAATCGAAGCCGCCGCCAACAACTGGTATCTGCGCCAGCAAGGGTACAGCGCGGCGGAGGACTTCATGAAGCGTCTGGAGATGGACTAA
- a CDS encoding DUF4269 domain-containing protein: MIYHENRFFSLDYLSVGNDRQKHAYRVLNELGTLESLQPYHPLLVGTVPIGIDIAGSDLDIICEARDMDRFEETVKQLYQTYENYRLRRRSVHGIERIVAGFTYEGWPIEIFGQPVVTTHQNGFRHMVVEYRILEALNDEGKARIRQLKETGLGTEPAFGVYLSIQDDPYPFLLRMYDWEDEELLAFLHNLSKDMKA; this comes from the coding sequence ATGATTTATCATGAAAACCGGTTTTTCAGTCTCGATTATTTATCCGTGGGCAATGACAGGCAGAAGCATGCCTATCGAGTATTGAATGAGCTCGGGACTCTTGAAAGCCTGCAGCCATACCATCCTTTGTTAGTGGGCACAGTCCCGATCGGCATCGACATTGCAGGAAGCGATCTGGATATCATCTGTGAAGCACGGGATATGGATCGGTTCGAGGAAACCGTGAAGCAGCTCTATCAAACCTATGAGAACTATCGTCTCCGCAGGAGGAGCGTTCATGGAATCGAGCGGATCGTGGCGGGATTCACCTATGAGGGGTGGCCGATCGAAATCTTCGGACAGCCTGTGGTGACGACGCATCAGAATGGATTCAGGCATATGGTCGTCGAGTACCGGATATTAGAGGCTCTGAATGACGAAGGGAAGGCACGGATCCGGCAGCTGAAAGAAACGGGGCTTGGAACAGAGCCGGCATTCGGTGTCTATCTGAGTATCCAAGACGACCCGTATCCGTTTCTGCTCCGCATGTATGATTGGGAAGATGAAGAGCTATTGGCGTTCTTGCATAACCTTTCGAAGGATATGAAGGCGTGA
- a CDS encoding phytanoyl-CoA dioxygenase family protein — MSKLSAEPLEINKRLYPIYRIHQPLASPSEWKVEYKELFRQQGFLAIEGILSAAEIESAKCALSDIIANPDMKGLVEFTKPRSELRTQEEMELAVRKVYKFVDGEERLGELAKHATILSIVEQLLGEPSKLAQDMALLKPPHGGGEKPWHQDMAYGPLAFNKSVIGVWIALDEAGIDNGCMHVIPRSHMDGATPHYALRDWQICDANVPVERNIAVPLQPGGILFFHGLLYHGTPYNFSPKRRRALQFHYAPESVAKLGMEEYKRIFTNELTNAEC, encoded by the coding sequence ATGAGCAAATTATCCGCCGAACCGCTGGAGATCAATAAGCGGCTATATCCGATCTATCGCATTCATCAACCGCTGGCTTCACCATCGGAATGGAAAGTAGAGTATAAGGAGCTGTTTCGCCAGCAGGGCTTCCTTGCCATTGAAGGCATCCTATCGGCTGCAGAAATCGAATCAGCCAAGTGCGCTCTCTCCGATATCATCGCCAATCCAGATATGAAGGGCCTCGTAGAATTCACCAAGCCCCGAAGCGAGCTGCGGACACAGGAAGAGATGGAATTAGCCGTCAGAAAAGTATATAAATTCGTGGACGGAGAAGAGCGGTTAGGCGAGCTGGCCAAACATGCGACAATACTGTCCATCGTCGAGCAGCTGCTTGGCGAACCGTCGAAGCTTGCCCAGGATATGGCGCTGCTCAAGCCTCCTCATGGCGGTGGTGAAAAACCGTGGCATCAAGACATGGCTTACGGGCCGCTGGCATTTAATAAGTCGGTGATCGGGGTATGGATCGCCCTTGACGAAGCCGGTATTGACAACGGTTGTATGCATGTCATTCCACGCTCGCATATGGATGGCGCCACCCCCCATTACGCTTTGCGCGACTGGCAGATCTGCGATGCCAATGTGCCTGTGGAGCGCAATATCGCCGTTCCCCTGCAGCCCGGCGGCATTCTATTCTTCCATGGGCTTCTCTATCACGGAACGCCTTACAACTTTTCTCCGAAGCGCAGACGTGCGCTCCAATTTCATTACGCGCCGGAATCGGTCGCGAAGCTGGGCATGGAGGAATACAAACGGATCTTCACGAATGAACTGACGAACGCGGAATGCTGA
- a CDS encoding helix-turn-helix transcriptional regulator, with translation MDEFARRIVDYQLRNGHDCGKAICEPEWIWQPRTPMKDYDIWYVMNGHGDIQVNGVLYAVSKGICMLLQPGDIVEARHDPEDRLTVIYLHYTMVLPEGQLVLEKRMPRYVRLEDPQWLEHYLQRLLEVDKWVTRWKEEEFDLLLKLTLIRLVREAEQQEQEPSVSRMNRQRIQQASDYIRQHMREKLTPKQIGDAFDCSPRYLSRQFKQFLGISLKEYITRVRMERATVLLAETSMTITQIAEAVGYSELFYFSKLFKHVYGVSPQYYRFKGVLSEKHPGPADRS, from the coding sequence ATGGACGAATTTGCCAGGCGGATTGTAGACTATCAATTGCGCAATGGTCATGATTGCGGAAAGGCGATTTGCGAACCGGAATGGATCTGGCAGCCACGTACCCCGATGAAGGATTACGATATCTGGTACGTGATGAACGGTCATGGTGATATTCAAGTCAATGGCGTACTATACGCCGTATCCAAAGGGATCTGCATGCTTCTCCAACCAGGGGATATCGTTGAAGCTCGCCACGATCCCGAAGACCGGCTTACGGTCATCTATCTCCATTACACCATGGTGTTGCCCGAAGGACAGCTTGTCCTGGAGAAGAGGATGCCACGTTACGTTCGTCTTGAGGACCCGCAATGGCTGGAGCATTATTTGCAGCGGCTGTTAGAGGTCGACAAGTGGGTGACAAGGTGGAAGGAGGAAGAGTTCGATCTGCTTCTGAAGCTGACCTTGATCAGGCTGGTCAGGGAAGCTGAGCAGCAAGAGCAGGAGCCTTCCGTTTCCCGAATGAACCGCCAGCGGATTCAGCAGGCGTCCGATTATATCCGTCAGCATATGCGCGAGAAGCTGACGCCTAAGCAGATCGGAGATGCCTTCGATTGCTCGCCGCGCTATCTGAGCAGACAGTTCAAACAATTTCTCGGAATTTCGTTGAAAGAGTACATCACCCGCGTGCGGATGGAGCGGGCGACTGTGCTGCTTGCCGAGACGTCCATGACGATTACTCAAATCGCGGAGGCCGTCGGCTACTCGGAGCTGTTCTATTTCTCCAAGCTGTTCAAACATGTCTATGGGGTCTCACCGCAATATTACCGTTTCAAAGGGGTATTATCGGAGAAACATCCCGGTCCAGCCGATCGTTCATAA
- a CDS encoding DUF6886 family protein, with protein sequence MNLYHFSEEPDIAVFKPRKLEYRSDEPAMVWAIDEFHAPHYYFPRECPRVCIWPKEDTTDADLQRFFGQSGTTRIVAIETAWYERMKKAVIYRYRFNTDSFSCHTPDAGYYISLNTVEPYSVDRLDSLPEQIIALGIELRITPSLRPLQAVIPSSTVNFSMIRMKNATP encoded by the coding sequence ATGAATCTCTATCACTTCAGTGAAGAGCCCGATATTGCCGTCTTCAAGCCGAGAAAGCTGGAATACCGGAGCGACGAGCCTGCAATGGTATGGGCGATCGATGAATTTCACGCGCCTCATTATTACTTTCCTAGAGAATGTCCCAGGGTATGCATATGGCCGAAGGAGGATACGACGGACGCTGACCTGCAGCGGTTCTTCGGCCAGTCCGGAACGACACGCATCGTCGCAATCGAGACAGCATGGTATGAGCGTATGAAGAAGGCGGTCATTTACCGTTATCGCTTCAATACCGATTCGTTCTCCTGCCACACCCCTGATGCCGGATATTACATATCTTTGAATACGGTAGAGCCTTATTCCGTTGACCGGCTTGACAGTCTTCCGGAACAGATCATCGCACTCGGAATCGAGCTGCGGATCACCCCGTCATTGCGTCCCCTGCAGGCTGTTATTCCTTCGTCGACCGTAAACTTTTCGATGATTCGAATGAAGAATGCCACTCCATAA
- the abc-f gene encoding ribosomal protection-like ABC-F family protein: MTLINCRNLTKSFGDLTVLRDVNLDIAQGERIGLVGMNGAGKTTLANIIFGSLQQDRGSITRYHRGMKIGYLLQSTSYTVHTFSSMADDYIEDGGVAFLELASHLGLKKVQDWDAGRYEGLSGGEKTKLAIAHIFASKPDILILDEPTNHLDLQGVEWLVNELKSFGATVLIISHDRFFLDQSVERIIELEDGVAHAYPGNYTFYREEKARRYESQLHHYIEQKKVEQKIEAEIDRLKNWSSKAHREAGKVGKMAEMRGVKEFYRTKAKKMDQQIKSRIKRLEKIEVEGVQKPKEEAKIRFEVDSPDKRGRRIVEAKRMSKSYGDRVLFHNSSFAIQRGDRIGLLGPNGCGKTTLIRIMTGKETVDEGELWLSPTAKVAYLTQDVTDLNPEWTVLKLIEDEYHIRSDAGKARTLLANMGFEESMLKKPISQLSLGERTRVKLAQLILRDNDVLILDEPTNHLDLASREQLEQTLDSYLGTLIVVSHDSYFLQRICQKLLVFNEGAIRKFESGFNDYMDKGKQKKPAPGEDAQHLEEQKMIIETRIVSVLGELSKYTVNDPQYEALDKEFQMLIRKKKQLSQA; the protein is encoded by the coding sequence ATGACATTGATCAATTGTCGCAATTTAACGAAAAGCTTTGGAGACCTGACGGTTCTCCGGGATGTGAATCTGGATATCGCTCAAGGGGAGCGAATCGGACTGGTAGGGATGAACGGGGCCGGCAAAACAACGCTGGCTAACATCATCTTCGGGAGCCTGCAGCAAGATCGCGGTTCGATCACGCGCTACCACCGGGGGATGAAAATCGGCTATTTGCTGCAATCCACGTCCTATACCGTCCATACGTTCTCTTCCATGGCGGATGATTATATAGAAGATGGCGGCGTAGCGTTTCTGGAGCTGGCCAGCCATCTTGGTCTGAAGAAGGTGCAGGATTGGGATGCAGGCCGATACGAAGGCTTGAGCGGCGGCGAGAAGACGAAGCTGGCGATCGCCCATATTTTTGCCTCCAAGCCGGACATTCTCATTCTCGACGAGCCGACGAATCATCTGGATCTTCAAGGCGTCGAATGGCTAGTCAACGAGCTGAAATCATTCGGAGCCACTGTGCTGATCATTTCCCATGACCGCTTTTTTCTCGATCAGTCGGTGGAGCGGATTATCGAGCTCGAGGATGGCGTGGCTCACGCTTATCCGGGCAATTACACCTTCTATCGCGAAGAGAAGGCGCGAAGGTACGAGAGTCAGCTCCATCACTACATCGAACAGAAGAAAGTGGAGCAGAAGATAGAAGCGGAGATCGATCGTCTCAAGAATTGGTCCTCGAAGGCCCATCGCGAAGCGGGCAAAGTGGGAAAGATGGCCGAGATGCGGGGGGTAAAAGAGTTCTACCGGACGAAAGCGAAGAAGATGGACCAGCAAATCAAATCACGCATCAAGCGGCTGGAGAAGATCGAGGTCGAAGGTGTTCAGAAGCCTAAGGAGGAAGCCAAGATCCGCTTTGAGGTCGACAGCCCGGATAAGCGCGGCAGACGGATCGTTGAAGCGAAACGGATGAGCAAGTCATATGGCGACCGGGTATTGTTTCACAACAGCTCCTTTGCCATTCAGCGCGGTGACCGGATCGGGCTTCTCGGACCTAACGGCTGCGGCAAAACTACGCTGATCCGCATCATGACAGGCAAGGAGACTGTCGACGAGGGGGAATTATGGCTGAGCCCGACTGCCAAGGTGGCTTATCTGACCCAGGATGTAACGGATCTGAATCCCGAATGGACCGTGCTCAAGCTCATTGAAGACGAATACCACATTCGCAGCGATGCCGGCAAGGCTCGTACGCTTCTGGCCAATATGGGGTTTGAGGAGTCGATGCTGAAGAAACCGATCAGCCAGTTAAGCTTAGGCGAACGGACGAGGGTAAAGCTGGCTCAGCTTATCCTGCGGGACAATGATGTTCTCATACTCGACGAGCCGACCAATCATCTCGATCTAGCCAGCCGGGAGCAGCTGGAGCAGACGCTGGATTCCTATCTGGGCACGCTGATCGTCGTATCGCACGACAGCTATTTTCTCCAGCGAATCTGTCAGAAGCTGCTTGTATTCAACGAAGGCGCCATACGCAAGTTCGAGAGCGGCTTCAATGATTACATGGATAAGGGAAAACAGAAGAAGCCAGCCCCCGGAGAGGATGCGCAGCATCTTGAAGAGCAGAAGATGATTATCGAGACCCGGATCGTATCCGTCCTCGGAGAGCTAAGCAAATATACCGTGAACGACCCTCAATACGAGGCGCTGGATAAGGAGTTTCAGATGCTGATTCGTAAGAAGAAGCAGCTGTCTCAGGCATAG
- a CDS encoding DUF1836 domain-containing protein, giving the protein MELLTLTRRDMAALLFALNGQSDRPPLAIIQDIWRANHQQAFDQGNSMSAFVATSLPPIIERMIKAQVKPALSLSDIVSLGTQIEYTQFSVTSIQNWVKRDFKDFIGQPAEGKKYSLQQVALFFIIEDLRSTLDYDSIRKLLELMFGQTWSDQRLSISPMAFYAAYSELYEILDERYRNFTGERMDFINKWDQMINELSNECAKDRGNLSSSQQDALKNAIHVAVIAVHTASFHSLARRYVNGMVFLNNL; this is encoded by the coding sequence ATGGAACTTTTAACATTAACCCGTAGAGATATGGCTGCACTCCTCTTTGCTCTGAACGGACAATCGGATCGCCCGCCGCTTGCCATCATTCAAGATATTTGGCGCGCGAATCATCAGCAGGCTTTCGATCAAGGCAATTCGATGTCCGCCTTCGTTGCAACTTCTCTGCCGCCGATTATCGAGCGGATGATTAAAGCTCAGGTTAAGCCCGCCTTATCCTTAAGCGATATTGTTTCTCTTGGCACACAAATCGAGTATACCCAATTCAGCGTCACTTCGATCCAAAACTGGGTTAAACGGGATTTCAAGGATTTTATCGGGCAGCCCGCGGAAGGCAAGAAATACTCGCTTCAGCAGGTCGCGTTGTTCTTCATCATAGAAGATTTGCGCTCTACGCTCGATTATGATTCCATTCGAAAGCTGCTTGAACTTATGTTCGGCCAGACCTGGTCGGATCAGAGGCTCTCCATTTCTCCTATGGCGTTCTATGCCGCATATTCGGAGCTATATGAGATTCTGGATGAGCGGTACCGGAATTTCACAGGCGAACGGATGGATTTCATTAACAAGTGGGATCAAATGATCAACGAGCTTTCCAATGAATGCGCCAAGGACCGCGGCAATCTATCGTCCAGCCAGCAGGATGCGCTGAAGAATGCAATTCACGTTGCGGTTATCGCCGTTCATACCGCAAGCTTCCACTCTCTCGCCCGACGTTATGTGAATGGGATGGTTTTTCTTAACAATCTGTAA
- a CDS encoding hemolysin family protein has product MVFNLFLVAVLILLTAFFVATEFAIVKLRSSRVDQMVAEGTKNALAVKKVTSNLDAYLSACQLGITITALGLGWLGEPTVEKMLHPLFERFALSESVSSILSFGIAFVVMTFLHVVLGELAPKTVAIQRAEQISVLTAPLIIFFHKLMYPFIWTLNGSANAFVRIFGMKPASEHGEAHSEEEIRIILSESYESGMINKTELSYVNRIFAFDELLAREIMVPRTDMVCLYANHSLEENMNVIKKEQYTRFPVALGNKDNIIGMVNTKKFFLSYDNNPDFDFNQLLQPVMTVPEGMPIKSLLKKMQQEQVQMALLLDEYGGTSGLITFEDILEEIVGEIRDEFDNDEKLEIEPLDTNRYAILGHTLIDDVNETLGSNLDHVEVDSIGGWLFSHQPELEKGIPWQYENLTFTILEKDKHRIRKIEIVKEENIESINE; this is encoded by the coding sequence ATGGTCTTTAATTTGTTTTTGGTCGCTGTACTTATTCTGTTAACCGCATTTTTTGTCGCAACTGAGTTCGCCATTGTTAAGCTGCGTTCGAGCCGGGTCGATCAGATGGTTGCGGAAGGTACGAAGAACGCCCTTGCTGTTAAGAAAGTCACTTCAAATCTGGATGCCTATTTATCGGCGTGTCAGCTTGGAATTACGATTACGGCGCTCGGTTTGGGCTGGCTAGGCGAGCCGACCGTCGAGAAGATGCTGCATCCGTTGTTCGAACGCTTCGCTTTGAGCGAAAGTGTGAGCAGTATTCTGTCGTTCGGTATCGCATTCGTCGTGATGACCTTCCTGCATGTGGTGCTCGGGGAATTGGCGCCGAAAACAGTAGCCATCCAAAGAGCGGAACAAATTTCGGTGCTTACCGCGCCGCTCATTATTTTCTTCCATAAACTCATGTATCCTTTCATATGGACATTGAACGGATCGGCTAACGCTTTCGTCCGCATATTCGGCATGAAGCCTGCCAGCGAGCATGGGGAAGCCCATTCGGAGGAAGAAATCCGCATCATTCTTTCGGAGAGCTATGAGAGCGGTATGATCAACAAGACGGAATTAAGCTATGTCAATCGGATCTTCGCATTTGACGAGCTGCTCGCAAGAGAAATCATGGTTCCACGGACGGATATGGTTTGCTTGTACGCCAACCATTCGCTGGAAGAAAATATGAACGTCATTAAAAAAGAACAATATACCCGATTCCCGGTGGCATTAGGCAATAAGGACAATATTATCGGGATGGTGAATACGAAGAAGTTTTTCCTAAGCTATGACAATAACCCCGATTTCGATTTCAACCAGTTATTGCAGCCGGTCATGACCGTTCCTGAAGGAATGCCGATCAAGTCGCTGTTGAAGAAGATGCAGCAGGAGCAGGTTCAAATGGCCTTGCTGCTGGATGAATACGGCGGAACGTCCGGATTGATCACGTTCGAGGACATCTTGGAAGAGATTGTCGGGGAAATCCGCGATGAATTCGACAATGACGAGAAACTTGAGATCGAGCCGCTTGACACGAACCGGTATGCCATCCTTGGCCATACATTAATCGACGATGTGAATGAAACGTTGGGCTCGAATCTGGATCATGTAGAAGTGGACTCCATTGGCGGCTGGCTGTTCAGCCATCAGCCGGAGCTGGAGAAGGGGATTCCGTGGCAATATGAGAATCTAACCTTCACCATTCTCGAGAAGGACAAGCATCGCATCCGCAAGATCGAAATCGTGAAGGAAGAAAATATAGAATCAATCAACGAATAA